A region from the Pelobates fuscus isolate aPelFus1 chromosome 1, aPelFus1.pri, whole genome shotgun sequence genome encodes:
- the VTCN1 gene encoding V-set domain-containing T-cell activation inhibitor 1, with protein sequence MATIGQVIFRSMIAIIIILVAAIALIIGIGVSGQDSSSVVTNDAVGKIGEDVILGCSFPAAKDSPNILWEKVGVNSYVYKYENAAAVLSGQNAGFKGRTSLFLNQLTSGNASLFLSNLELSDAGEYKCTVTNSNGNGVGKLTLQVGGFSDLTITGVPPNTLLCESPSWYPQPSVTWSNKTGNTISLVNLTNTTFTPSLYNMFQVNSSLKEVQRNIQYTCVIQNQLAKAEGDVIWTASGVKTQTRLDIINSADIPLPPLCLLCVLCFQLISQLV encoded by the exons TATGATAGCTATCATCATTATCCTGGTCGCTGCTATCGCCTTGATCATTGGCATTGGGGTGTCAG GTCAGGATTCTTCCTCGGTGGTAACGAATGACGCTGTAGGAAAAATTGGAGAAGACGTGATTTTGGGTTGCTCTTTTCCGGCTGCGAAAGACAGTCCGAACATCCTGTGGGAGAAGGTGGGAGTGAACAGTTATGTGTACAAATACGAGAATGCCGCCGCTGTGCTTTCTGGTCAGAATGCCGGTTTTAAAGGACGTACATCACTCTTCCTCAACCAACTGACATCCGGAAATGCTTCTCTGTTTCTCAGCAATCTCGAACTTTCAGATGCTGGTGAATACAAGTGCACAGTGACCAATTCCAATGGCAATGGAGTGGGCAAGCTCACTCTGCAGGTTGGAG GTTTCAGCGATCTGACAATAACTGGCGTCCCTCCAAACACTCTGCTTTGTGAGTCTCCCAGTTGGTACCCACAACCTTCAGTTACATGGAGCAATAAGACTGGAAATACCATCAGCCTGGTCAATCTTACCAACACCACCTTCACACCTTCATTATACAACATGTTCCAGGTGAACTCCAGCCTTAAGGAAGTCCAGCGGAATATTCAGTACACGTGTGTAATACAGAATCAGCTGGCCAAAGCTGAGGGAGATGTTATATGGACAG CTTCTGGTGTCAAAACACAGACTCGCCTGGACATTATCAACTCGGCAGATATTCCATTACCTCCTTTATGTCTACTTTGTGTCCTCTGCTTTCAGCTTATATCTCAGCTTGTCTGA